DNA sequence from the Halococcus salsus genome:
TCGGTGGGCACGTCCGTGAGCACCGTCGGCGGGTAGAAGAACCCGTCACGATCGAGCGGTTCGCCACCGACCTCGACCGTCGCACCGTCTTCCACTGTACGCTCGACCTGGTCGTGGAGTTCCTCCATCAGGTCCTCGCGGGCCTGCGGGCCGACGTCGGTTTCTTCCTCCGTTGGGTCTCCGATGGTCAGTGAATCCATTTCGTCGACGAACTTCGAGACGAACTCGTCGTAGACGTCCTCGTGGACGATGAAGCGCTTGCTCGCGATGCACGACTGTCCGGAGTTGAGGGTGCGCCCCTGTGCGCCGACTTCGGCGGCGGCGTCGAGGTCGGCGTCGTCAAGGACGATGAAGGGGTCGTTGCCGCCGAGTTCGAGCACCGTCTTCTTGAGCTCGGCCCCGGCGGTCTCGGCCACCGCGCGACCCGCGGGTTCGCTTCCGGTGAGTGTGGCGGCCACGATCCGGTCGTCTTCGAGCATCCCCTCGATCGGGTCGGAGTGGATCATCAGCGACTGGAAGACCCCCTCCGGGTAGCCCGCTTCGAGCAGGATATCCTCGATGGCCTGGGCACAGCCCGGCACGTTCGAGGCGTGTTTCAGGATCCCGACGTTGCCGGCGGTGACGTGCGGCGCGATGAACCGGAAGACCTGCCAGAAGGGGTAGTTCCACGGCATGATCACCAGCACCGGCCCGAGGGGTTCGTAGGAGACCAGGGTCTTCGTCTCGGGGTCGCTGCCGATCACCTCGTCCTGGAAGAACTCGTCGGCGCGCTCTGCGTAGTGCTCACAGACCCACGCGCACTTCTCGACTTCCGCGACCGCCCCCGAGATGGGTTTGCCCATCTCGCGGGTCATCAGCTCGGCGTACTCCCGTTTGTTCTCGCGGAGTACCTCGGCCGCGTTGGTGAGGAGCTGCTGGCGCTCGTTGATGGGTACCTCGCGCCACTCCTCGAAGGTCTCGTCGGCCGTCGCGAGCGCGTTCTCGATGTCCGCCTCGGTGTCGTCCTCGATGGGGTCGAGCGCCTCGCCGGTGGCCGGGTTGGTTCTATCCATGCGCCCCGTACGGGCGGGATGTCAGTTGTAGCTTTGGCTTGCCCGAGAGGGAGGGGAGTTCCTCTCACCGAAATCGATCGACCGTGGCTTTCCGGCCGACGACTTCCCTACTTGTCTTCCCTCACGCTCGTCCAGAGTCCGAGGCCGACAATTATCGGGAAGAATCCAAGGAACCCGAACAGAAACATACTGATCCCTCAGTTGAGGGGATGCTCGTTGCCGCGGCGTTTGGCATCCCTGTAGGTCCAATACGCCACGACCAGCGGGATAATGAGGGTGAACAGCACGGCGACTCCCTCACTCCCACCCGGGATACCGGGTAGCTGTAGCGGCAACATATTTCGAGTGTCACAGGTGCCGAGAAATAACCACTCATGTCGGTCGATACGAGAATCGACCCGGAGCGAACGTATCCGTTCGAGCCGCGACGCAGCGCTCAGTCCGCGAGTTCGAACCCGCGTTCTTCGAGGAGGTCGGGCAGGCGGTTGCGGTGGTCGCCCTGGAGTTCGATCCGACCGTCCGAAACCGTGCCGCCGGTCGCGAGTTTGCTCTTGAGGTCGGAAGCGAGGTCGGAGACGTCCGTCGTGGAGTCGTCGAACCCCTCGACGATGGTCATCGCCTTGCCGTAGCGGCGCTCGTCGACGCGGATCGAGACCCGCTGGTCGGCGCGCGCGAGGTCGCCGTCGATGTCGAGTTCGTCGGGCAGTCCCGTGATCGAGTTGAAGTCGCCTGACACGGGGTCTAATAGGCGCTCCCGACGGATAAGGGGTCCGGCGCGAACGGATTTATCCCCCGATACCGAACCCCTACCATGACCGAATTCGACCTGATCGTGTTCGGCGGTGGGACGGGCAATCGGGTGGCCTCGGCAGCGGCCGAAGCGGGCATGGAAACGGCGCTCATCGAGAAGGGACCGATCGGCGGGCTCTGTCTGAACCGGGGCTGCAACCCCTCGAAGATGCTGATACAGCACGCGACCGTCGCGAATCGGGTCCGGGAGGCGAGCCGGTTCGGCATCGACGCCTCGATCGACGACGTTCACTTTCGGGGATTCGTTCGCGAGGTCAACGACGAACTCGCCGCGGTCGCGGACCGGAAGGCGCAGGACAAACGCGACCAGGTAAACCTCACGCTGTTTCAGGAGGAAGCCCGATTCGTCGACGACAGGACGATCGAACTCGTCGAGTCGGGCGAGACACACACGGGAGAGGAAGTCGTCGTCGCGTCGGGGAGTACACCCGTGGTACCCGATTCGATCGACGGGATCGACGAGGTCGACTTCCTCACCAGCGCCGACGCGCTCCGGCTCGAAACATCCCCTGAGCGACTCGTCGTGCTCGGCGGGGGCTACATCGCCGCCGAGCTCGGCTACTACTTCGACGCGTTCGGCACCGACGTCGCGCTGATCGACCGCAACGAGACCCTCCTCCATCGCGAGGACGCGGACGTCGCGCGAGCGTTCACCGAGGTCGCCGAAGAACGCCACGACGTCTACACGGGCCACAGCGCCACGGCCGTCGACGAATCGAACGGTGAGTTCGTTGTGACCGCCGAGACCGAAGAGGGTGGATCGGTCGAGGTGACGGGCGACGAACTGCTGGTGGTGCTGGGTCGACGGCCGAACACCGACGGGGTCGGGCTCGACGCGACGAACATCGAGACGGACGACCGGGGGTTCGTCGCGACCGACGACCGGTTGCGGACCTCCGTCGATGGTGTCTGGGCGATGGGCGACGTCGCGGGCAACGCGATGTTCAAACACACTGGGGACTACGAGGGCGAGATCGTCGTCGACAACGTGGTTCACGACGCCGGTCGCGAGGTGGACTTCACCGCGCTGCCGCACGCCGTCTTCACCGAGCCGCAGGTCGCGGCGGTCGGGCGGACGGAAGCCGAACTCGACAAGAGCGGGACCGAGTACGTCGTCGGTCGCGCCGCGTTCACCGACACCGCGATGAGCCGGGCACTGAAGCTCGATCGTGGGTTCGTGAAGGTGCTCTGTGACCTCGAGAGCCGGGCGGTCGTCGGTTGTCACGTCTTCGGTCACGAGGCATCGATCCTCGTTCACGAGGCGGTGCCCGCCGTCCGGTACGGACTGACGGTCGACGACCTCGCGAACACCCTGCTCCACGCCCACCCGGCGCTCAGCAAGCTGGTCCAGAAGGCGTGTGCGGACGCCGTCGATGCCGCGGACCGGACCACCGAGTGAGGTGCGCCGGACGGCCCTCGCCGACGGGTACAAATACGCCTTGCACAGTCCGGTATGAACTATTCTTCGGCGGCGATACCACCTCCTCCTACTTCCAATGCCTAACTGCCTGAACTGCGAGTCGTTCGTGACCGAACAGTACGTCCGGGTGTTCGCCCCGACCGGGATGGAGACCGTCCGGGTCTGCCCCCGATGCGAGGACAAACTCCGCGACGGGGCCGAGGTCCGCGAGGCCCACTCGCCCCGACACACCAACCGATAAACGTCCGTTTCGAGCGACGATGTACCGAACCGACGTGCGAGCGGTGCCCTCCGAGGAGTATTTGACGGCCACGGCGGTAGTCGACCCATGATCGACCTCCGGAGCGACACCGTCACGCGACCGAGCGACGCGATGCGCGAGGCCGCCCGTACCGCCGAGGTGGGCGACGACGTCTACGGCGAGGATCCCACCGTCAACGAGCTCGAAACCCGTGCGGCCGAAGCGGTCGGCATGGAGGCGGCGCTCTACGTTCCCACCGGGACGATGGGCAACCAGATCGCCGCGCGTACCCACACCGACCGTGGCGAGGAGGTCCTCTGCGAACGCGAGAGCCACATCTACAAGTGGGAACTCGCCGGCCTCGCCCAGCACTCGGCGCTCCAGGCGCGGACGATCGACGGCGGTCCCCGTGGAACCATCACCCCCGAAGACATCGACGCGAACTACGTCCCGGCCGACGGCCACCGGGCGGGCACCGGGCTCCTCGCGCTCGAGAACACCCACAACAGCAAGGGTGGGGTCGCGATCCCGGCCGAGGCGCTCGACGCCGCGGCCGAGGCCGCCCACGACCTCGAAATCCCCGTGCACGTCGACGGCGCGCGGGTGTTCAACGCCAGCGTCGCGCTCGATACGCCCGCGCCGCGACTGCTCGAAAGCGTGGACTCGGTGCTGTTCTGTCTCTCGAAGGGGCTCGGCGCGCCCGTCGGGTCGATGCTCGCCGGGAGCGCGGACTTCATCGAACGTGCACGTCGGAACCGAAAACTGCTCGGCGGCGGGATGCGCCAGGCGGGGATCATCGCCGCGCCGGGGATCGAGGCGCTCTCGAACGTCGACCGGCTCGAGACGGACCACGCGAACGCGAAGACGCTCGCGGCGGGCCTCGACGAAGTCGACGGCGTGACCGCGGCCGAGCCCGACACGAACATCGTGGTTGCGGAGACCGACGTGCCCGCCGAGGAATTCATCGACGCGGTCGACGAGGAGGGGATCCGGGCGTCGGCGTTCGGGGACTATCGGGTTCGGTTCTGTACCCACTGGGACGTCGACGAGGACGACGTCGAGGAAGCCGTTGCGGGCGTGCGGCGGGCGGTCGCGTAGTCGCTATCGGCGGCCGCGCTCCGCGCCCTCGCGGAACGCCATCGCGGTCCGTCGAAAGAGGAGGAAGAACGCGAAGATCACGAGGAGGAGCACGATGATGACCGCGAACAGCGCCGGACTGATGCCGAAGGGCATGGGTGGCGTATCCGGCGGTGGAGTATAGTCGTTTCGGGGCTACCGTTCGAGCCGGAACGTCTCGAAGACCTCGCCGTCTGGTTCGCGGAGTTCGCCCTCGATACCGGTCTCGTCGACGTCGAGTTCGGCGTGTCCCGGTCGGTACCAGCGCGGGTCGGCGTGGCTGCCAGGGTTGAGGAGTCCGATTTTGCCGGCTTCGACGAAGTCGGGGTCGTGGGAGTGCCCGAAGACCACGAGGTCCGCGTCGGCCTCGCGACCGAACAGGGAGAGGGTGGTCTCGTCGTGGCGGTCGCCGTGGGTCATCGCGATCCGGATCCCGTCGTGCTCGACGACGCGCTCGGTGGGGAGGCGGTCGCGGACCCCGCGCGTCGCGTTGTTGCCGTGAACGGCCCGGAGGTCGCGAGCTTCGTCTTCGAACGCATCGAGCACCACCTCGGCGGTGAAATCCCCGGCGTGAAGCGTCAGGTCGGCCTCGCGGACGGCATCGAGGGTCCGGCCGGTGAGCCGATGGCCGTCGGTGCCGTGGGTATCGGAGACGACGCAGATCATGGTGCGGGTTGCGGGCCGGGGCTGAAAACGCCGCCGACTGCGGCGGTCGCGGCCGCGGTGCGGTTGCGGTGCTGTCGGTGCGGTCGTCGGGCGGTCGCGATGCGGTTCGGTGTGATCCCTGGAGGATGAAGGGCGACGGCGCGAGCGAAGCGAGCGCCGGAGGGCTTCGGCGGTGCTGTGCGGTGGCGGTTGCTGAATTCGGTAGTGGTCCCACCGCGAGCGAACAAAGTGAGCGAGCGGGCGCGAGGGTGACCAACGGGAACCCGACGCGCTTTTGATCCACATTTTGCCAGCGAACGAAGTGAGCGCAGCAAAAGGTGGGTGTTTCAGATGAAGTCGCGAACCTCGGAGTACCACATCTCGTGGTGGTCGAGGGCGTCGACCCGGCGGGCGATCTCGGTCGCGAGGACGTGCCAGCATAGTTGGTCGGGGTCGTCCGGCGCGAGGTTGTAGGCCGAGTCCTTGCAGGTACAGCTGCCGTCCTCGACGACGTACTCGTCGGAGTGGCCCACGACGACGGTGAAGTCGAGGTACTCCTTGACGCGACGTTCGGCGACGGCCTCCATGGCGCGTACCCCACGGTCGCCGTGGACCTCGATGATCCGCCCGGCGATCTCGGAGTCGAGTTCGCCGCGCTCGTCGAGCGCGCGCTGCCAGGACGTCGCCGTCACGACGGGGGGTTCGGACCGACCGATGAAAACCCGTTCGGTAGCCGGTCCGACGACTCCGCTGGTGTGGGAATCGGCCGATGCCATCGGACGCGGTGCACTCGTTCCGTCGTCGGCCGGTTCGCGCCGTCCCGGTTCGGGTCGAGCGAGCCCGAACCACACGAACGTTTTTGTCGTCGTACCGCCGACTGAGCGGCGTGAGTACCGTTCGCGAACGGGCCGTCGAGAACGTCACCGGCATCGTTTCGATGCTGGTCCTCGGGCTCGGGTTCGTCGCGCTGTTCGCGGGAGTCGAGTATTTCTTCCTGGTCTGGGTCTTCGGCTTCGCCGTCGTGGTGCCGATCGTCGCGATGCTGTTCGAGGAATCGGGGACCGAATCGGCTACCGTGCGTACGGCCCCCGCAACCCACCGTTCGAGCGACGACACGAGCGATGCGCTCACCACGCTTCGCGAACGCTACGCCCGCGGCGACCTCACCGACGAACAGTTCGAACGCAAACTCGACCGACTGTTCGAGACCGACAGCCCCGAAAACGCTGCCGACTGGCATGCCAGCGACGACGACCGCGAACGGCTCGACGAACGGACCTGAGCCGGCCGACGTGGGGTTGCCGGCGCTACCGTCCGTCGAGGATCTCGGCGAACCAGCCCGCCCGCTGGGCCACCCGGCGGGCGGTTTCGAGCCGACTCTCCCCCCGGATCGGCGTGTTGAACCACTGGCGAACCAGCCAGTAGCGTGACTTGCCGTCGAGCCGCCACCACTGGACGTCCGCGCGGCCGAGGAGGTAGGACTTCCGCAGGAAGTGGCGAAACGACTCGACGTAGGTGTGTTCGACGACGAGTTCGGGGACGTACTGGATCGTGTAGGCCTCGGCGATCCGCTCGGCGAGTTCGGATTCCTCGTGGCCCCAGCCGAAGGTCTCCGCGTCGAATCCTCCCACCTCATCGAGCACCTCGCGTCGGATCGCCATGTTGCAGCCCGGCAGCATGTCGGTGGGTTTCGACTCGTCGCCCTGGTCGTACCACGGGAGGTCGAGGTCGGCGAACGGGGCGTCGTCGGGCTGGAAGACCCGACCGGCGACGGCGGGGTAGGCGTCGAGCGCGACGCTCGCGACCCGGAGGTAGCCAGCACAGGGGATCGAGTCGTCGTCGAGGAAGACGAGCTTGTCGCCGCGCGCCCGCTCGATACCGACGTTGCGGGCATGGGCCGCGCCGCCCTCGCGCTGGATCAGGACCTCGTAGTCCTCGAAGTCGTCGCTGGCGAGCCGCGCGGCCGATAGCACGTCGGCGTCGTCCGGAAGCGTCGTCGGGACGATGACGCTTATCTCGACCATGGAGCGGGTTCCGCGAGCCATCGGAAAGTCCTTCCGACGCGGCGGTGTCGGTCCGTTATGGCTGCGAACCGAACCGCTGATACGCGATACCGTCCCGAAGAGGGCGCGGTCAGCAACACTTAATGTTCCCGCTGGCGTCGCCGGTTTCAATGGCCGGACCGGTCGCCGCAGCGGTGCCTGTGGTGCTCTCAATCATCCTTTGGAGTATTGCCCTGCTTTCGGTCTGCTCCATCGCCTACTGGACGTACCTCGTTCTCTTCGTCGTTCGGGGCTCCGAGTATCCCGAACCCGAGCACGACCCGAGCGAGGTCCAAGTCAGGATCCTGACCGTCGACTCGCCCCAGATCATCCAGAAGAGCGTCAGCGCCATCCCCGATACCGTCACCGACCGCCACGTGATCGCCGAGGAGCCGATGGACATCCAGGGGGCGACGGTCCACGTGGTGCCCGACAGCTTCGACTCCGAGGCGATCCGGAAGGGGCGGGCGCTCGAGTGGGCTCGGCAGAACGTCCCCTGTGAGAAGGAGTTCGTGCTCTACCTCGACGAGGACAGCCTCATGTCCGACTTCGAGGGGGTTCCCGACGCGGACGTGGTCCAGTTCCGCGAGCGCCCCCGCCGGAGCCGGTCGTGGCTCTCCTACCTCGCCGAGGTCTTCCGGATGGGCTTCCAGATCGAACAGCGCGCGTTCCCCTCGCTCTCGGTGCCGCTCTACGCCTGGGGTGGCGGGATCGCGATCCGATCCGACCTCGAGAACCGCGTCACGTGGGAACACCACACCATGATCGAGGACACCGCGTTCGTCTGGAACGCGGTGGCGATGGACGGCGCGGTCGACTTCGACATGGCGCGCACCAAGTTCGACACCCAGGCCCCGCCGACGATCCGCGCGATGGTGAGCCAGCGAAGCCGGTGGCTCGCGGGCTCGCAGTCCGAGAGCGACCTGCTCCCGCTCCCCTATCACCTCCTCACGACCGTCCGCAACCTCGCGTGGGCGCTCTCGCCCGCGGTGCCGTTCCTGACGCTCGTCCCGCTGCTCGTCCCCGGCACCATCTTCTTCGAGACCGCCTTCCAGATCCTCTCGGTTCTGGTCTTCAGCTTCGTCGTGGTCTGGTCGGTCATGGGGGCCGTCTACTACGACAAGTCGATCCTCCTCGGACTGGCCGTGGTGGTGTTGTCGCCGCTCGTCAGCCTGCTCCACTCCTTCGGTGCGTTCGTGGGGCTGGTCGCCCCGCCGAACGACTTCTCGGTCACCCGGAAGATCAGCCCCGAACACGTCGAGACACCCGAACGCGAGATCGAGGGCGACTGACGCCCGCGACCCTCGTCACGTCCCGACCGTCGGCGGTCCCGCCGCGCACATCACAATGTTTAACCGGAAATCACGGTAAGGACCGACCGATAGATGGATCGTCGGACCTTTCTTCGCACGACAGGGGTGGCCGGCGTCGCCGGGCTGGCGGGCTGTTCGACCCCGTTCGACCCCGTATCGACCCCGGAGTCGTCGAACGGTAGCGGGAGCGCGCCGACCGACGGGTCGGGTGCCGGGAACGAGAGCACGGGCGAGCTCACCGAAACCCCCGAAGCACCTCAGACCCGCTCCGGCGCGGCGCTCACGGGCGTCTATCCCGGAAGCGAGGAGCTCGACGCGACCCTCTCGGCGTACTCGAACTGGATATCGAAGAAGCCCGCCGTCGTCGTGCTGTTCGTCGACGCGCTCGCCGAGCCGAGCGCGACACGGGGGTTCGTCAACGACGCACTGACACAGGTCTGGAACGCGGGCCACGTCCCCCTGATATCCTGGCAGCCGCTCGTCAACAACGGACAGACCCCGGAAGCGGTCGAGCGCCGGATCGCCGACGGCGACTACGACGACCAGATTCAAGCGTGGGCGACGGCCCTCGACGACTGGGCACATCCGCGGGGCGGACAGACGCGGGGCCGGCGGTTCTACTTCCGGCCGGCCCACGAGATGAACGGCAACTGGTTCCCCTGGAGCGCGGTGGATTCGACCCGCGTCTCCGCCAGCACGGACAGTCCGGGCACCGCCGAGGACTACGTCTCGATGTGGCGACACGTTCACCGGATGTTCGGAAACACCGACCTCGACGAGACGAACGTCCAGTGGATGTGGTCGCCGAACGCCGACGAGCCGAGCAACAGCGTCCGCGCCGAGCAGTACTACCCCGGCGACGAGTTCGTCGACTGGGTCGGCCTCGACGGCTTCAACTTCGGCGGGAGTCAGGAGTACGACAACGACAGCCGGTCCAACTGGCGCTCCCCGAGGGGGATATTCGGGTCGATGCTCCAGCGAGTGCGCGACCTCACCGACAAACCGGTGGCGCTTGCCGAGTTCGCCTCCTCGTCGGTGCCCGAGTCCGGCGACGGCCACCAGCCCCAACAGAAGGCCCAGTGGATCCAGGACGTCTTCGACTACGTCGCCGAGAACGACATCAAGATGGCGTGCTGGTTCAACGTCGACCAGGAGGGCCAGGACGAGTCCGACTGGGCGGTCTTCGGCGGCGCACGCGGGACCTCCCAGGTCACGATCGACGGGACGCAGTACCCCGTCTACGAGGCCTACAACCGGTCGGTCTCGGGCTCGGACTACCTCGGCGCGCTGCCGAACTACCCGCCGCTGCTGACCGACGACGAGTTCGCCGGGGACTTCTGACTCCCCGAACTGCCTCACGGCTGCCGGTTCGGCCCGTCAGTCGCCACGAAACGTCGCATCGGTCACGACCCCCGACTCGGGCGATCCGGTCCCTTCTCCATCCCCCGTCATCGCGTCGCGGTAGGCGGCGTATCGCCAGTGTGGAACCGTCCCGTCGGGTGAGTCCGTCCCGCGCATCCCGTCGAAGACCGCCCAGTCGGTCTCCTTGTCCTCGTTGAACCAGCAGTGGAGCGCCACACGGTCGTCGAGATAGTCGAACGCCTCGCGTATCCACGCTGCCTTCCTCGACGGGTCGTGGCCCGATGCCGTGACCGACGAACTCGCGACCTCCGGCACGCAGACCGGGTTCTCCGCGAGCGCGTCGAGCCGGTCGAGCATCTCGTCGAAGACCGCCGACGGGGAGGTCCACGACGACCACTCCTGACTCGCCCCCCAGTTGAAGCCGTCGACGCCGACCCAGTCGACGAACTCGTCGCCCGGATAGCACGTCTCGGCCGCGTGGGGGCCGACGTCGACGTGGTTGACACACCAGACCCACTGGAGGCGCTCGGGCGGGAGGTCGTCCATCCGGTCGTGGACGCGTCGCCACATCGCGACGTACCCCTCCGGGGTCGCGTCCCCACCCGCCGGGGCCCACGGATACCAGTCACCGTTCATCTCGTGCCCGAGCCGGAGGAAGCACCGGCGGTCGTCGGCGGTCCCGAGCTCCCCGTCGGGCCCCGCGAGCCACCCGCGAAGCCGGTCCGCCCACGCGTCGAGGTAGTCGTCGTACGCCCCCTCGGCGATCCGCGTCGCGATGTCCGGTGGGGTCGCGTCCGGGGTCGGGGTGTAAGGCTCCCAGGTGAGCAGCGGGACGCGACCCGCCGCCCATATCTCGGGAAGCAGCTGGTCGAAGACGTGGTCGAGTCCATCGGGGTCCCACGGCACGAAGACGACGTGGACCGAGTGGCGTGCACCCAGCCACTCGTCCATCGCGTCGAGAACGGCGGTCCGGTCGGGACGAACGTAGGCTCCGTGGAGTGGCGGTGTCATCGTGGTCGCGTCGGACAGGATGGCGGTCGTGGTGGCGGGGCGTGCTCGGGGGACACGATTCGAACCTCGCAGGGCGGAGGATTGTAGTTGGTGGTCGGCCCCGACCGACCGATTCTTTTCCGTGGCGCGCCGAGGGCTGATAATGGACGGGCCGCTCTGGACCGACGACCACGCGCCGGCGCTCGCCGACCTCCCGCAGGCGGATGTGCGAAACTCGCTTTCGCGCGCGGTCGCGGAGCCGCTGAACCTCGTGCTGCACGGTCCGCCGGGCGCGGGCAAGACCGCCGCCGTCCGCGCGCTCGCCGACGAGACCCACACGCACGCCGACGACCTCGTGGAGCTCAACGTCGCCGACTTCTTCGGCCGAACCAAGAAGGAGGTGAGCGAGGACCCGCGGTTCTCGTCGTTCATCACCCCGAAGCGCCGTCGGAACTCCTCGAAAGCGGATCTGATCAAACACGTCCTCACCGAGTCGGCGAGCTACGCGCCCGTCGACGGCACCTACAAGACCATCCTCCTCGACAACGCCGAAGCCATTCGCGAGGACTTCCAGCAGGCGCTCCGCCGGGTGATGGAACGCAACTACAAGACCACGCAGTTCGTCATCACCACGCGCCAACCCTCGAAGCTCATCCCCCCCATCTCCTCGCGGTGTTTCTCGATCCCGGTGCGCGCGCCGACCACCGACGAGACCGTGGCGGTGCTCGAATCGATCGTCGAGGCAGAGGGTGTCGAGTACGACCACGACGGTCTCGAGTACGTCGCGGGCTACGCCGACGGCGACCTCAGAAACGCGATCCTGGGTGCCCAGACGGCCGCCGAGGACGCGGGCGCGGTCACGATGGAGACCGCCTACGACGCGCTCGGGTCGGTCGGCAACGACGACCGGATCGAGGGGATGGTGACGGCGGCCGTGGCGGGCGAGTTCACGGACGCGAGAGGCACGCTCGACGACCTCCTCGTCGACGACGGACTAGACGGCGGTGAGGTCCTCGAAGACGTCCTCCGGGTGGCGCGCTCGCGGTCGGTCGGGCCGTCCGCCCCCGAACTCCACCGGCTCGCCGGCGAGGTCGACATGGACCTCGCGGAGGGCACCAACGACCGCCTCCACCTCTCGCACCTCCTCGCCGAGCTCGGTCGATAACGCGACACGGTTGTCGTGCGCCAAGGTTGGCGTGCGACAACCGAACCCGTATGCCCGTCCCCCGCCGATTCACGGTCGGATGAACGATGGGTCCCGAGCGGTCGCGAGCGTGGCGCGGTGGTGGAGCGACCTCGACGGTGGGTGGCGAGCGGTGCTCCTCGGAACCGTCCTCGTCGCGGTCGTCCTGACCGGGATCCGGATACCGTGGTGAGGCGGTTCCTGCCCGGACTCGCGGCGCTCGCGGCGATCGGACTCCTCGCACGCGGCGTGTCGCGAGTCGTTCCCGAGGCCAACCACCTGATCGTGGCGATCGTTCTCGGCGTCGTGGTCGCCAACACCTACGGGATCCCCGACCGGGCCGAACCGGGCGTCGGCACCCACACCCTCTGGCTCGAAACCGGGATCGTGGTGATGGGCGCGAGCGTCGCGCTCGACCGGGTGGTCGCCGCCGGACCCAGGATCCTCGCCCTCGTCGTGGGGACGGTCCTCGCGACGGTCGTGGTGGTCGAACTGCTCGCGCGCGGGCTGTTCGCGATCGACGAGGAGACCGGGTCGCTGCTCGCCGCTGGTTCCGGGATCTGCGGGGTCTCGGCGGTGGTGGCGATCGCCGAGTCGATCCACGCCGACGAGACCC
Encoded proteins:
- a CDS encoding glycoside hydrolase family 26 protein, whose product is MDRRTFLRTTGVAGVAGLAGCSTPFDPVSTPESSNGSGSAPTDGSGAGNESTGELTETPEAPQTRSGAALTGVYPGSEELDATLSAYSNWISKKPAVVVLFVDALAEPSATRGFVNDALTQVWNAGHVPLISWQPLVNNGQTPEAVERRIADGDYDDQIQAWATALDDWAHPRGGQTRGRRFYFRPAHEMNGNWFPWSAVDSTRVSASTDSPGTAEDYVSMWRHVHRMFGNTDLDETNVQWMWSPNADEPSNSVRAEQYYPGDEFVDWVGLDGFNFGGSQEYDNDSRSNWRSPRGIFGSMLQRVRDLTDKPVALAEFASSSVPESGDGHQPQQKAQWIQDVFDYVAENDIKMACWFNVDQEGQDESDWAVFGGARGTSQVTIDGTQYPVYEAYNRSVSGSDYLGALPNYPPLLTDDEFAGDF
- a CDS encoding glycoside hydrolase family 26 protein, coding for MTPPLHGAYVRPDRTAVLDAMDEWLGARHSVHVVFVPWDPDGLDHVFDQLLPEIWAAGRVPLLTWEPYTPTPDATPPDIATRIAEGAYDDYLDAWADRLRGWLAGPDGELGTADDRRCFLRLGHEMNGDWYPWAPAGGDATPEGYVAMWRRVHDRMDDLPPERLQWVWCVNHVDVGPHAAETCYPGDEFVDWVGVDGFNWGASQEWSSWTSPSAVFDEMLDRLDALAENPVCVPEVASSSVTASGHDPSRKAAWIREAFDYLDDRVALHCWFNEDKETDWAVFDGMRGTDSPDGTVPHWRYAAYRDAMTGDGEGTGSPESGVVTDATFRGD
- a CDS encoding AAA family ATPase, producing the protein MDGPLWTDDHAPALADLPQADVRNSLSRAVAEPLNLVLHGPPGAGKTAAVRALADETHTHADDLVELNVADFFGRTKKEVSEDPRFSSFITPKRRRNSSKADLIKHVLTESASYAPVDGTYKTILLDNAEAIREDFQQALRRVMERNYKTTQFVITTRQPSKLIPPISSRCFSIPVRAPTTDETVAVLESIVEAEGVEYDHDGLEYVAGYADGDLRNAILGAQTAAEDAGAVTMETAYDALGSVGNDDRIEGMVTAAVAGEFTDARGTLDDLLVDDGLDGGEVLEDVLRVARSRSVGPSAPELHRLAGEVDMDLAEGTNDRLHLSHLLAELGR